In Pseudophryne corroboree isolate aPseCor3 chromosome 3, aPseCor3.hap2, whole genome shotgun sequence, a genomic segment contains:
- the LOC135055609 gene encoding lysozyme C-like, producing MTDDLLANFMCIAEHASQFNILNQKSPGRYGIFQIGDEEWCQNEKCGSKNLCDMPCSYLQDSNLNDDIQCAIKINKLQGFTAWPEWVANCQGKDLTLYTQGC from the exons ATGACCGATGATCTTCTTGCAAACT TTATGTGCATAGCTGAGCATGCCAGTCAGTTTAACATTCTTAATCAGAAAAGTCCTGGGCGTTATGGCATCTTCCAGATTGGCGATGAGGAATGGTGTCAAAATGAAAAATGCGGAAGCAAGAACCTTTGCGATATGCCATGTTCAT ACTTACAGGATTCAAACCTAAATGATGATATACAATGTGCTATCAAAATCAACAAACTCCAAGGATTTACGGCTTG GCCTGAATGGGTAGCCAATTGTCAGGGTAAAGATCTCACATTATATACACAAGGATGTTAG